From the genome of Streptomyces sp. S4.7:
GCCCGGAGAGACCGAAGCCGGGGATGCTCGGCAGCACCAGGTGGAACGCGTCGGCGGGGTCGCCGCCGTGCGCGCGGGGGTCGGTGAGCGGGCCCGCCACATCGGTGAACTCGACGATCGAGCCGGGCCAGCCGTGCGTCATGATCAGCGGCGTCGCGTCCGCCTCGGGGGACCTGATGTGGGCGAAGTGGACGGTCGCCCCGTCGATGGTGGTGGTGAACTGCGGCCACCGGTTCAGCTCGGCCTCGGCCGCCCGCCAGTCGTACGTGTGCCGCCAGTGGTGTGCCAGCGCCCGGAGATGACCGAGCGGGACACCGTACGCCCAGCCCGCCCCCGGCAGTTCGTCGGGCCAGCGGGTGCGGTCGAGACGGTCGTGGAGATCGTCCAGCTCGCTCTGCGGGATGTCGATACGGAACGGCTCGATACGGGTGGGGCTCATAGCGGCGCATCGTAATTCCGGCAGCCCAGGCGACCCCACCCATTTCCGTCTTGACCCTCACACTGATGTCAATGTCTGAGCCTGTGGCCATGGACAACCAGCTCTTCGGCTACAGCCCGATCACCGAACGTCCCCCCATCCACTGGCCGGGCGGTGCCCGCGTCGCCTTCTACGTGGGGCTCAACGTCGAGCACTACCAGGTCGACCGCCCCTCCACGAGCATCTTCGCGGGCACCGCCTCCCTGGCGCCGGACCCGCTGAACTACGGCTGGCGCGACTACGGACCCCGGGTCGGCATCTGGCGGCTCGTCGACAGCCTCGACCGGCACCGTGTCCGCGCGAGCGTGATGCTCAACTCCGATGTCGGCAGCCGCTATCCGCAGATCGTCCGCGCGGGCCGCGACCGCGACTGGGCGTGGATCGCGCACGGCAGGAACAACTCCATCTTCCAGGCCGACATGACGCGGGACGAGGAACGCGCCTATCTGACCGAGGTGGTCGACACCATCGAGAGGGACACCGGCCGGCGCCCGCGCGGCTGGCTGGGGCCGGCGCTCACCGAGACCTTCCGGACTCCGGAGCTGCTCGCCGAGCTGGGTCTGGAGTACGTACTGGACTGGTCGAACGACGACCAGCCGTACCGGCTCGACGTACCCGGCATGCTGAGCGTCCCGTACTCCATCGAGGTCAACGACATCAGTCTGTTCGTCGGCAAGAGCCTCGGCGGGCCCGACTTCGTGCGGATCGTCAAGGACCAACTTGATCAGCTCCACGAGGACTCGGCGGACAGCGGCCGGGTGATGTCACTGGTGCTGCACCCGTTCGTCATCGGCCAGCCGTTCCGGCACAAGTACCTGGACCAGGCGCTGGAGCACATCGCGAACCACCCCGGCGTCTGGCTGACGACGAGCGACGAGATCGCCGAGCACTACGCGCGGACGGTCGGGGAGGCAGAGCGGACCGCGCGGGGGTAGCTGCTGGGAGGTCGGGCGCGCAGGGCTGAAGCGCGGAGAAGTCGGTCGCGCCGCGGCCGCGTTCCGCCCTACCGTCACGGTATGGACTTGGACCACGCCCGCGCGCTGTGGAGTGAACTCGCCGGTGTCCCGGTCGAGTTCACCTCTCCCACCGCCGTTGTGACCGCGCCCGGCTCACGGCTCTGCCCGCCGGGATGGGCCGGGATCGTACGGATCGGCGACGCCGCCGTGGTCACCGCTCCACACGCGCGGGGCGCCGAGGCGCTGAGGGCCGCGGTACGGGAGCTGGCGTCCGCGGAGCTGGTCGACCCGGTCCGGCTCGGCGTGGCCCTGAGCGGTACGGGAGCGCCGGTGCTCGACGTGCTGGGGCCCGCCACGCTCTCCTACCTGGACCGGGACGCGTTCGTGCCCGCGCTTCCCGAGGGGGCCGGTACGACCGTCGAGCGGGCGGCGCCCGGCGACCCCGCGCTGACCGCGCTGCTGGCGGGGGCCGGGAAGGGGGACGCGGACGAGAGCGGTCTGGACGAGATCACCTCACCCGCGTTCCTGCTCCGCGAGGCCGCGGGCGGCAGTGCGGCCGAGGACGGCGACGGTGCGGGGAATCGTCCCGGGGACGTGGTGTCGGCGGCCGGTTATGTGACCTGGCCGCGCTCGGTCGCCCATGTGTGCGTCCTGGTCGCCCCGCACCGGCGGGGCCGGCGGCTGGCGGGGATCGTGGCGTCGGCGGCGGTGTCGCACGCGCTCGACGCCGGTCTGCTGCCGCAGTGGCGGGCCCGGCCGTATCCGTCGCGGAGGGTGGCCACGGCCCTCGGTTTCCGGGAGCTGGGCGCTCAGCTCAGCGTGCGGATATAGGTCGTGGCGGGGCGGCCGCCGACCTCGGTCTCGCCGGTGGCCACGAATCCCGTACGGTTCAGCACCGCGCGCGAGGCGAGATTGTCGTGCGTCGTCATCGCGCGCAGCGAGGTCAGCCCGTACGTCTCGGCGGCCAGCACGCAGACCGAGCGGACGGCGTCCGTCGCAAGACCCTTGCCCGCCGCCTTCTCCGCCATCCGGTAACCCAGCTCGGCCGACCCGTCGGCCACGTCGAGGAGATTGAAGCGCCCGATCACCTCGTCCGTCGTACTGCCGTCGCCGCTGACCAGCACATGGAAGTAGTGCAGACCGGCGCCCTGCTCGGTGAGCAGATCGCCGTGCCGGGCGGCGAAATCGGTGAAGTAGGAATCCCCGCGGTCGGAGATCGACGCGGCGAAGTAGGCCCGGTTCTCCTGCTCGAATGCGAGCAGTGCCGGAGCGTGATCGAGTCGGAGCAGTTGCAGTTCGGGCATATACGCACGCTACCCGGCGGCTGCCGGGTCATGGCTCGGGATTTTCGCCTGCGGCGCACGTCAGGGGCGCGCGCCGGGTGGTACGGGGGCGCCCGGCGCCGTATTCGCTGTGACCGCCGATCGCCCGCGAGTACCGTTCCGTCGCGTGACTGCTGACCTCGACCACGACCTCGATGACTTCGATCATGACCTCGCCGAACTGGTCGGAGCGGCGACCCGGCTCGTCGTGGCCCATGCCAGGGGCGACGACCACACCGTGGCCTGCGCGGCCCGTGACCGGGACGGCCGGATCATCACCGGTCTGAACGTGTACCACTTCACCGGCGGCCCCTGCGCCGAGCTGGTGACGATCGGTGCGGCGGCGGCCGTCGGCGCGTACGACCTGAGGACCGTCGTCGCCGTCGGGGACGAGGGCAGGGGGGTGCTGCCGCCGTGCGGGCGCTGCCGGCAGGTGCTGCTGGACTACTTCCCGCGGATCGAGGTCGTCGTGGGGACGGAGGACGGCCTGCGGGCCGTGCCGGTACGGGAGTTGCTGCCGTACGCGTACGAGCGGGGGCCGGACGCCGGGGACCCGGCGAATCCCGCCGGCCCCGGGGACCTCGCATGATGCACGCCGACGAGGTCCCGACCGACGTCACGCTCGTACGCCGGCTGCTGGCCGCGCAGTTCCCGCAGTGGGCCGGGCTGCCCGTCACGCCCTTCCCGTCCGGCGGCACCGTCAACGCCGTGTACCGGCTCGGCGACGACATGGCCGTACGGCTCCCCCGTATCGAGGGCGGCGTCGAGGACCTGGCGAAGGAGCTGCGCTGGCTGCCGTGGCTCGCCCCGCACCTGCCGGTGCCCGTCCCCGCCGTCCTCGGCGCGGGCACACCGGCCGAGGGCTATCCCTGGCCGTGGTCGGTCTACCGCTGGCTCGACGGCGCGAACCCGGAGGCCGGGCAACTGACCCGACCCGCGCTCATGGCGGCGGACCTGGCCGGCCTCGTCATGGCGCTGCGCCGGATCGACCCCACGGACGGGCCGCCCGCCTACCGGGGCGGGCCGCTGTCCGCGCAGGACGACGAGACGCGCGACGCCCTCGGACGGCTCCGCGCACTGGGCGGCGTCATCGACACCGAAGCGGCGGCCGCGGCGTGGGAGGTCTCCCTGCGGGCGCCGGGGTGGGACGGGCCGCCCGTGTGGGTCCACTCCGATCTGATGCCGGGGAATCTCCTGCTGGACAGTGCCGGGAGGGGACGGCTCGGCGGCGTCATCGACTTCGGCACGATGGGAGTGGGCGAACCCGCGTCCGACCTGATCCCCGCGTGGAACCTGCTCCCGGCCGGTGTACGGGACGGCTTCCGCGCTGCCCTGGCCGCGGACGACGCGACGTGGGCGCGGGGCCGCGGCTGGGCGCTTTCGATGGCGCTGATCCAGCTCCCGTACTACCTCCACACGAACCCGGTACTCGCGGTGAACGCGCGGCACGTGATCACGGGGGTTCTGACGGATCACGCGGCGGCGGCGCGGTAGGAATGCCGGAAAGAAAGCCGCCGGCCGCTGTCGATCCGGCCATGTCCCGTTCGACGTCCTGATGTGGGGCGCTTCGCCACACGTGGACAGGACCGGACGAGGAGAACCCATGGATCAGCTGCTGAAAGTCATGAACTTCAGCGTCTCGCGTGACGGAATCGGTGCCGGTGAGCACCAGACCCTCGACAGGCCGTTCGGCCACGTCGATCCCGGGAGGCTGTTCGCCTGGGCCGGCGCCACGGCGAGCTGGCCCATGCGGACCGCCCCCGGCGGCAGCCGCGGCCTCGACGACTACTTCACGCGGGACTTCGCACGCAACATCGGCGCCGAGATCATGGGCCGCAACAAGTTCGGCCCCCAGCGCGGGCCCTGGCAGGACCACGACTGGCGCGGCTGGTGGGGTGACGAGCCCCCGTTCCACACCCCGGTGTTCGTCCTGACCCACCACGAGCGTCCTTCGATCACGCTCTCCGACACCACGTTCCACTTCGTCGACGGCGACCCGGTCACGGTCCTCGAACAGGCGCGGGAGGCGGCGCAGGGCAAGGACGTCCGGCTCGGTGGCGGGGTCACCACCATCCGGGAGTTCCTCGCCGCCGACCTCGTCGACACGATGCACGTGGCGGTCGCACCGGTGGAAGTCGGCTCCGGTCTCCGTCTCTGGGACTCACCCGACGACCTGCTCGACCGGTTCCATCTGGAGGTCGTACCCAGCGCGAGCGGCGTCGCGCACCATCTGTTCTGGCGGAGGTAGCACTCGCCCGCCGCGCGGCGGGCCGGGCAATTATCAGATCCTCTTCCGGATAATCCGCGACGGACCGAATTGTTGCGCTGGTGAGCATGACCGCCAGGCGGTGGGGGTCGCCGTCCTGTCGACACCGGCGGCCTCGCGCAGCGAGCGCATGCTGGCGAGCGGCGAGAGCGAGGCCGAGGCGCTGACCGGCGGCTACCACCTCGCGTTCGGCGTCGGGGCCGGGCTGCTGGTGGCCGCGTTCGTGGTGGCGTTCGCGGTGCTCAGGCCTCGTACTCGGTGAGGTCGATGGAGTAGATGTTCAGCGCGTGGCCGTGCTCGGGGTGCTTCGTCTCACGGTCGAGGACCAGGTCCAGCTTGCGCAGCACGTTCTCGGACTGCTCGTCGCCGAGCCGGTTCACGGCGACGACACGGTCGAGGCCCCGGTCCTGGAGGGCGAACTCCAGCACCGCCTGGGCGGCCTCGGAGGCGTAACCCTGGCCCCAGAACGGGGTGCCGAGCCGCCAGCTGATCTCCACGTCGGGCAGCACCTCGGGCAGTTCGCCGGCCACGGAGAGGCCGACGGAGCCGATGAGTTCGCCGGAGGCGAGCAGCTCGACCGCGAAGAGCCCGAAGCCCTCCTCGTCCCACTCCTCCTCCCAGCACTCGATGTCCTCGGCGGTCTCGTCGAGGTCGCGGACCGAGCCGTCGCCGATCCAGCGCATGACCTCCGGGTCCGAGTTGATCTCGGCCATGGGGGCGAGGTCGTCGTCGGTCCAGCGGCGGAGGAGGAGGCGGGGGGTGCGGATCT
Proteins encoded in this window:
- a CDS encoding polysaccharide deacetylase family protein translates to MSEPVAMDNQLFGYSPITERPPIHWPGGARVAFYVGLNVEHYQVDRPSTSIFAGTASLAPDPLNYGWRDYGPRVGIWRLVDSLDRHRVRASVMLNSDVGSRYPQIVRAGRDRDWAWIAHGRNNSIFQADMTRDEERAYLTEVVDTIERDTGRRPRGWLGPALTETFRTPELLAELGLEYVLDWSNDDQPYRLDVPGMLSVPYSIEVNDISLFVGKSLGGPDFVRIVKDQLDQLHEDSADSGRVMSLVLHPFVIGQPFRHKYLDQALEHIANHPGVWLTTSDEIAEHYARTVGEAERTARG
- a CDS encoding GNAT family N-acetyltransferase, translating into MDLDHARALWSELAGVPVEFTSPTAVVTAPGSRLCPPGWAGIVRIGDAAVVTAPHARGAEALRAAVRELASAELVDPVRLGVALSGTGAPVLDVLGPATLSYLDRDAFVPALPEGAGTTVERAAPGDPALTALLAGAGKGDADESGLDEITSPAFLLREAAGGSAAEDGDGAGNRPGDVVSAAGYVTWPRSVAHVCVLVAPHRRGRRLAGIVASAAVSHALDAGLLPQWRARPYPSRRVATALGFRELGAQLSVRI
- a CDS encoding GNAT family N-acetyltransferase: MPELQLLRLDHAPALLAFEQENRAYFAASISDRGDSYFTDFAARHGDLLTEQGAGLHYFHVLVSGDGSTTDEVIGRFNLLDVADGSAELGYRMAEKAAGKGLATDAVRSVCVLAAETYGLTSLRAMTTHDNLASRAVLNRTGFVATGETEVGGRPATTYIRTLS
- a CDS encoding cytidine deaminase yields the protein MVGAATRLVVAHARGDDHTVACAARDRDGRIITGLNVYHFTGGPCAELVTIGAAAAVGAYDLRTVVAVGDEGRGVLPPCGRCRQVLLDYFPRIEVVVGTEDGLRAVPVRELLPYAYERGPDAGDPANPAGPGDLA
- a CDS encoding aminoglycoside phosphotransferase family protein; protein product: MHADEVPTDVTLVRRLLAAQFPQWAGLPVTPFPSGGTVNAVYRLGDDMAVRLPRIEGGVEDLAKELRWLPWLAPHLPVPVPAVLGAGTPAEGYPWPWSVYRWLDGANPEAGQLTRPALMAADLAGLVMALRRIDPTDGPPAYRGGPLSAQDDETRDALGRLRALGGVIDTEAAAAAWEVSLRAPGWDGPPVWVHSDLMPGNLLLDSAGRGRLGGVIDFGTMGVGEPASDLIPAWNLLPAGVRDGFRAALAADDATWARGRGWALSMALIQLPYYLHTNPVLAVNARHVITGVLTDHAAAAR
- a CDS encoding dihydrofolate reductase family protein, encoding MDQLLKVMNFSVSRDGIGAGEHQTLDRPFGHVDPGRLFAWAGATASWPMRTAPGGSRGLDDYFTRDFARNIGAEIMGRNKFGPQRGPWQDHDWRGWWGDEPPFHTPVFVLTHHERPSITLSDTTFHFVDGDPVTVLEQAREAAQGKDVRLGGGVTTIREFLAADLVDTMHVAVAPVEVGSGLRLWDSPDDLLDRFHLEVVPSASGVAHHLFWRR
- a CDS encoding GNAT family N-acetyltransferase translates to MTEIRTPRLLLRRWTDDDLAPMAEINSDPEVMRWIGDGSVRDLDETAEDIECWEEEWDEEGFGLFAVELLASGELIGSVGLSVAGELPEVLPDVEISWRLGTPFWGQGYASEAAQAVLEFALQDRGLDRVVAVNRLGDEQSENVLRKLDLVLDRETKHPEHGHALNIYSIDLTEYEA